The following is a genomic window from Streptomyces chrestomyceticus JCM 4735.
TGAGCCTGAGCCACGCCGCGGACATCTGGTGGGCGATCGCCGGCTTCGGCGTGCTGGGCGGCACCGGCGCCGGGCTGGTCTACGCGACCTGCATCAACATGGTCGGCAAGTGGTATCCGGAACGGCGCGGCGGTAAGACCGGTTTCGTCAACGGCGGCTTCGCCTACGGGGCCGTACCGTTCATCTTCCTGTTCTCCTACGGCTTCGACGCCGACAACTACCGGACCGTACTGGACCTGGTCGGCCTGTACGTGCTGCTGCTGACCGCGGTGGCGGGCCTGTTCTTCAAGGACCCGCCCAAGAACTGGTGGCCCGCACACGTCGACCCGCTGGCCGTACCGCGCGACTCCCGTACCTCCGCCGCGCTGCGCAAGAACCCGCCCTCGGCGGCCCAGTTCACTCCGCGTGAGGCCATCCGTACGGGCATGCTGCCCCTGATGTGGGTCTGCCTGCTGTGCACCGCCGGCGTCTCGATCTTCGGCATCTCCTTCCAGGTGCCGTACGCCAAGGACGCCGGGTTCGGGCCGCTGGTCGCGGCGTCCTCCATGGGCATCATGTCGGTCGTCAACGGCACGGGCCGGGGCGTGGTCGGCTGGCTCTCGGACCGGCTGGGGCGGCGCGTGACCCTGACGTACGTGTGCCTGGTCCTCGGCCTCGCCCAGTTCGGCGTCCTGTGGGCCGGGGAGCACGCCAACCAGCCCCTGTTCCTCGTCTTCGCCTTCCTGTCCGGCTTCGGCGGCGGCGCGTTCTTCCCGCTCTTCGCGGCCCTCGTCCCCGACTACTTCGGCGAGAACAACAACGCGTCGAACTACGGCCTCGTCTACAGCTCCAAACTGGTCTCCGGCCTCCTGGGCGGCGGCATCGGCGCGGCGGTCGTGGCGGCGTGGGGGTACGAGGGCGCGTACGCGATCGCCGGGTGTGTGGGCCTGGTGGCAGCGGGCCTGTCCCTGCTGCTGCGGCGGCCGGTGGGGAAGGGAGGGGTGGTCGGTCTGGGGTGAGGGGCGGGTCGGCCCGCTCCGGGTGAGGGCTCGCTCCGGCCTATCGGGAATCGGTGGGCCGGTAGCGGGCTTTGATGTGGAAGCGCTCGCCCTGAGGGCCGAGGATGGTGAGGAATTCCACCGGCCGCGCGTCGGCGTTGCCGAACCAGTGCGGGAGGTGGGTGTCGAGCTCGGCGACCTTGCGCGGGAAGAATCTGCTTGAACGCCTGGAGACCGCCGGGGTTGCGGCTCAGCGGGACGACGGTCATGCCGTTGTGGGTGAACGGTCGCGGATGTACCCGGGGGTCGAGGACGGCCGGGGCCCGACCGCGGCCGGCACGGCATCGAAGCGGTCGCCCGTCCGCTCGCCGTCCACCCCTCCACTGTGCTCACGTTTTGCGGTTTCCGCAAAGAACTTTGTCAGGCCGGTGGGAGAGGGCGCAGGTTGGGGGCGGAGGTGGTCACGATGACCCGAGAAGCCCGAGAAGCCCGAGAATTCCGGGAGTCCCGGCCTGATCACGGTGGCCGGGACGACGGCGACCGATACGACGGCGACCGATACGACAGCAACCGGTACACCGGTGACCGGTACGACGTGGTGATCGTCGGAGGCGGTCCGGCGGGGCTGAGCGCGGCGCTCATGCTGGGCCGCGCCCGGCGGTCCGTCCTGGTGATCGACGCCGGTGAGCCCCGCAACGCGCCGGCGGCCCACATGCACGGCTTCCTCTCCCGGGACGGCGCGGCGCCCGGCGACCTGCTGGCGGCGGGACGCAGGGAAGTGGCCGGTTACGGGGTCGAGATCCGCACCGGCCGGGCGCGGACGGCGGTACGGGACGGCGGCCTGTTCGCGGTCACCGACGACGCGGGGCGCACCGTACGGGCGCGGCGGCTGCTGGTGACCACCGGGTTCACCGACGAACTCCCCGACGTCCCCGGCCTCGCCCAGCGGTGGGGGCGGGATGTGCTGCACTGCCCGTACTGCCACGGCTGGGAGGTACGCGACGCGCCGATCGGTGTCCTGTCCACCGGCCCGATGGGCGTGCACCAGGCCCTGCTGTTCCGTCAGTGGACCGACCGGCTCACCCTCCTGCTGCACACCGGTCCCCGCCCTACGGACGAGGAGACCGAGCAGTTGGCGGCGCGCGGCATCACGGTCGTACCCGGCGAGGTGACCGGTCTGGAGATCACCGACGACCGCCTCACCGGAGTCCGCCTGGACACCGGCGAACTGCTCCCGCTCCGGGCGCTGACCGTGGCGCCCCGCGCCGTCCCGGGCGCCGCCACGGCCGCGTTCCTGGACTCCCTCGGGCTGGCCTCCACCGAGCACCCGAGCGGCATGGGCTCGTACCTCGCCGCCGGCCCGGCCGGTCTGACGGACGTGCCCGGCGTGTGGGTCGCGGGCAACGCCGCCGACCTCACCGCGAACGGCCTCGCGTCCGCCGCCTCCGGCTCGGCCGCGGCGGGGGCGATCAACGCCGACCTCGTCGCCGAGGACACCCGCCGCGCGGTGCGAGCCCGTAAGGACCCGTTCTCCGCCGCGTCCGAAGCCCACGTCTGCGAGCTGGTCGCGGGCGACCGGCGCCACGGTCTGTAGCCCCTTCCCTTCCCCTTCCACTCCCCCAGGAGAACCCTATGGACGCCCAGTTCTGGGACGACCGGTACAGCAGCCGCGACCAGCTCTTCAGCGGATCGCCCAACGGAGTGCTCGTCACCGAGATCACCGGCTTCCCGCCGGGGCAGGCACTCGACGTGGGATGCGGTGAGGGCGCCGACGCCCGGTGGCTCGCCCGGCAGGGCTGGCAGGTCACCGGGGTGGACATCTCCGAGGTCGCCCTGCGGCGCGCCGCCGCCGCGGCTGCGGACGTCGCCGACCGCATCGCCTG
Proteins encoded in this region:
- a CDS encoding OFA family MFS transporter yields the protein MTTQDVRSADRTTVTEVRDAHGRVYRMGETDRQLLGHPRWTMVLLPWVAMLGISIFEYAFGAAETTLSAAHHWTHTDTFWVLSVWVFFQAAVAFPAGRLREKGLLTSRAAMLCGSVLSLAGFLSLSHAADIWWAIAGFGVLGGTGAGLVYATCINMVGKWYPERRGGKTGFVNGGFAYGAVPFIFLFSYGFDADNYRTVLDLVGLYVLLLTAVAGLFFKDPPKNWWPAHVDPLAVPRDSRTSAALRKNPPSAAQFTPREAIRTGMLPLMWVCLLCTAGVSIFGISFQVPYAKDAGFGPLVAASSMGIMSVVNGTGRGVVGWLSDRLGRRVTLTYVCLVLGLAQFGVLWAGEHANQPLFLVFAFLSGFGGGAFFPLFAALVPDYFGENNNASNYGLVYSSKLVSGLLGGGIGAAVVAAWGYEGAYAIAGCVGLVAAGLSLLLRRPVGKGGVVGLG
- a CDS encoding NAD(P)/FAD-dependent oxidoreductase; its protein translation is MTREAREAREFRESRPDHGGRDDGDRYDGDRYDSNRYTGDRYDVVIVGGGPAGLSAALMLGRARRSVLVIDAGEPRNAPAAHMHGFLSRDGAAPGDLLAAGRREVAGYGVEIRTGRARTAVRDGGLFAVTDDAGRTVRARRLLVTTGFTDELPDVPGLAQRWGRDVLHCPYCHGWEVRDAPIGVLSTGPMGVHQALLFRQWTDRLTLLLHTGPRPTDEETEQLAARGITVVPGEVTGLEITDDRLTGVRLDTGELLPLRALTVAPRAVPGAATAAFLDSLGLASTEHPSGMGSYLAAGPAGLTDVPGVWVAGNAADLTANGLASAASGSAAAGAINADLVAEDTRRAVRARKDPFSAASEAHVCELVAGDRRHGL